From Mycobacterium sp. HUMS_12744610, one genomic window encodes:
- a CDS encoding Fic family protein, whose amino-acid sequence MTWPAHTSETRPWVARGRHGSRADRTLTYVDVTIPPAIAGLDYDPTGPTARVHEDALVAVARLEAGFGEHLAPLADFLLRSESVASSKIEHVDAGWPAFAKAVAGGRASDEAQSQLAATRALAAMVDDAGAGPITLAGVLEAHRLLMSPDYYAAAESGALRTVQNWIGGSDYTPLDAMYVAPPPELVSDLMADLMSFVDRTDLPTVAQAAIAHAQFLSIHPFTDGNGRIGRALISATLRRRGLTRRVTVPLASVMLADISRYFGELTAYRRGDADSFVRYVSEAAVIASSAAEQSAARLSGLPDHWRSMARPRANSADENLVDRLLDTPILNAATAFEITGTSEPSTYKALDRLTEAGVLEVVSASRRNRIWAARDVLLELDALSAAIGRRVRS is encoded by the coding sequence ATGACTTGGCCGGCACACACCTCGGAGACCAGGCCGTGGGTGGCACGGGGCCGCCACGGCAGCCGCGCTGACCGCACGCTCACCTACGTTGACGTGACCATCCCGCCGGCTATCGCCGGACTCGACTACGACCCCACCGGTCCGACAGCTCGCGTGCACGAGGACGCACTCGTCGCGGTGGCGCGGCTTGAGGCAGGGTTCGGCGAGCACCTGGCCCCGTTGGCTGATTTTCTGCTGCGCAGCGAGTCGGTCGCATCGTCGAAGATCGAGCATGTCGATGCTGGTTGGCCGGCATTTGCCAAGGCGGTCGCGGGTGGGCGGGCCAGCGACGAAGCTCAGTCGCAGTTGGCGGCGACGCGGGCCCTGGCGGCGATGGTCGACGATGCAGGAGCGGGTCCGATCACGCTGGCTGGCGTCCTGGAGGCGCATCGGCTGCTCATGTCGCCGGACTACTACGCCGCCGCGGAGAGCGGTGCGCTGCGGACGGTGCAGAACTGGATCGGCGGCAGCGACTACACGCCCTTGGATGCGATGTACGTGGCTCCCCCGCCCGAGCTGGTCTCGGACCTGATGGCCGATTTGATGTCCTTCGTCGACCGCACAGACCTGCCCACCGTGGCCCAGGCGGCCATCGCGCACGCGCAGTTTCTGTCGATTCACCCGTTCACCGACGGCAATGGGCGCATCGGGCGAGCGTTGATCAGCGCGACGTTGCGCCGGCGTGGACTCACCCGGCGGGTCACAGTTCCGCTGGCGTCGGTGATGCTCGCCGACATCAGCCGCTACTTCGGTGAGTTGACCGCATACCGCCGCGGCGATGCAGATAGTTTTGTGCGCTACGTGTCGGAGGCGGCAGTGATCGCGAGCTCGGCGGCCGAGCAGTCCGCGGCCCGCTTGAGCGGGCTACCCGATCACTGGCGCTCGATGGCCCGGCCGCGGGCGAATTCCGCCGACGAGAACCTGGTGGATCGGCTCCTGGATACGCCAATCCTGAACGCCGCGACCGCTTTTGAGATCACCGGGACCAGTGAGCCGAGCACGTACAAGGCGCTGGATCGGCTCACGGAGGCCGGTGTGCTTGAAGTGGTGTCTGCATCACGCCGGAATCGGATCTGGGCGGCTCGCGATGTGCTGTTGGAGTTGGATGCCCTCAGCGCCGCAATCGGCCGACGAGTCCGTAGCTGA
- a CDS encoding MerR family transcriptional regulator, protein MEQQLSFEDLDAEAFDAVSAVADDTRGWRGPAACAVVGITYRQLDYWARTELVQPSIATASGSGTVRLYSFRDLLVLRIVKRLLDAGISLANIRTAVAALRDRGVTDLTGLTLVSDGVGIYECTTASEVVDLLAGGQGVFGIAVGASLPSLREDIRQFPSETATGERQPGAVDDELAKRRNQVA, encoded by the coding sequence ATGGAACAGCAGCTCAGCTTCGAAGATCTCGACGCCGAAGCGTTCGACGCAGTATCCGCAGTCGCCGACGACACCCGAGGTTGGCGTGGACCGGCAGCATGCGCCGTCGTGGGCATCACCTACCGACAACTCGACTACTGGGCACGAACTGAGCTGGTCCAACCATCCATCGCCACCGCGTCCGGATCCGGAACCGTGCGTCTCTACAGCTTCCGCGACCTCCTCGTCCTGCGGATCGTGAAACGACTCCTCGACGCCGGCATATCTCTGGCCAACATTCGCACCGCCGTGGCAGCGCTACGCGATCGCGGCGTCACGGACCTCACCGGACTCACCCTCGTCTCCGACGGTGTCGGCATCTACGAATGCACCACCGCCAGCGAAGTCGTCGATCTGCTCGCCGGAGGCCAAGGCGTCTTCGGCATCGCCGTGGGCGCCTCCCTGCCTAGCCTCCGTGAAGACATCCGCCAATTCCCATCAGAAACAGCCACCGGTGAGCGCCAACCCGGCGCCGTCGACGACGAACTCGCCAAACGGCGCAACCAAGTCGCCTAG
- a CDS encoding MPT63 family protein codes for MKITTSTNLMVAAVTAAASVSVFYAPAAIADDSVTHTLGSAAELNNGDVVQAWTVGDLKPSSDAIPYPVAGTLWEATATDHAIRGTVVPIVSNLNARARSGQTYRVLFGVATPQGVNPSTLPQGQKTTGKVYFDVTGDAPDSVVYNAGGPDLAVWVQPPPAPPRSSSTGSGSSSYTSPGTGASTPTPAGSAPVSPTPTAAPAAAPGAPGALPPEGSQGTPLPPVSQGTPLPADSQGTPIPSTPGPTMPGAPTTSAVTPAPAAAEQTPAPAAADSAGTPVTHGGAGQAPGTAAPAPSTTMVVPPPAT; via the coding sequence GTGAAGATCACCACGTCAACGAACCTGATGGTCGCTGCGGTTACCGCCGCTGCGAGCGTCAGCGTCTTCTACGCGCCGGCGGCGATTGCCGACGACTCGGTGACCCACACGCTTGGCAGCGCCGCGGAGCTGAACAACGGTGATGTTGTGCAGGCCTGGACCGTCGGTGACCTGAAGCCCAGTTCCGACGCCATTCCCTATCCGGTGGCAGGAACGCTGTGGGAGGCGACGGCTACCGATCACGCGATACGCGGGACAGTCGTTCCGATCGTGTCCAACCTGAACGCCCGCGCGCGCAGCGGACAGACCTATCGGGTGCTGTTCGGCGTCGCGACACCCCAGGGTGTGAACCCATCGACCCTGCCGCAAGGCCAGAAGACGACCGGCAAGGTCTACTTCGACGTGACCGGCGACGCCCCGGACAGCGTGGTCTACAACGCTGGCGGCCCTGATTTGGCGGTGTGGGTACAGCCACCGCCGGCGCCACCGCGATCGTCGTCGACCGGCTCCGGTTCGAGTTCGTACACCTCTCCGGGGACCGGCGCGTCGACGCCGACGCCGGCCGGATCCGCCCCAGTATCGCCGACCCCGACCGCCGCGCCAGCTGCAGCACCGGGCGCCCCGGGCGCCCTGCCGCCAGAAGGCAGCCAAGGAACGCCGTTGCCGCCAGTGAGTCAGGGCACGCCGCTGCCGGCGGATAGTCAAGGGACGCCCATCCCGTCCACACCGGGCCCCACGATGCCGGGTGCGCCGACCACTTCTGCGGTAACCCCAGCGCCGGCGGCCGCGGAACAGACCCCGGCTCCGGCCGCGGCGGACAGCGCGGGCACACCGGTGACCCACGGTGGAGCTGGGCAAGCCCCCGGAACCGCCGCGCCGGCGCCGTCGACGACGATGGTGGTCCCGCCGCCGGCGACCTAG
- a CDS encoding three-helix bundle dimerization domain-containing protein: MPAAESTDLAEKIFRELLTAAIARGRQPHHTAALGPTTWLAIDVLAREHPEATPDHIVAAHDAFNREHRGTPCAEYGDDPHTARAAEYAAIDNLVAQLRITYPTVAPEAIATTVRRIHADFDTHNDRDLIPLFVEQAVREHLA; encoded by the coding sequence ATGCCCGCTGCAGAATCGACCGACCTGGCCGAAAAGATCTTCCGCGAGCTGCTCACCGCGGCTATCGCAAGGGGCCGCCAACCCCACCACACCGCGGCGCTGGGCCCCACAACATGGCTCGCCATCGACGTGCTCGCCCGCGAACACCCCGAAGCCACCCCGGACCACATCGTGGCCGCGCACGACGCCTTCAACCGAGAGCACCGCGGCACCCCCTGCGCCGAATACGGCGACGATCCACACACCGCGCGAGCCGCGGAATACGCGGCCATCGACAACCTCGTAGCCCAACTGCGAATCACATATCCAACGGTCGCACCCGAGGCGATCGCCACGACCGTCCGCCGCATCCACGCCGACTTCGACACCCACAACGACCGCGACTTAATTCCCCTGTTCGTCGAGCAGGCCGTCCGCGAGCACCTCGCCTGA
- a CDS encoding RES family NAD+ phosphorylase translates to MTTRRQRTALRPPPKDIVRFPKWRLRPTHDLLRAHGVGLSPWWFSSDLSGRFDLVPPNGTCYLATDLETALRERFGHALVNQGVVTFEAAARTHVSRLRVPAGRWLANTCHDGAAHFGLTRELGTCADYRLPQAWAAAFHGSGLSGTRYQTRFTTGPRPNAVALFGEAGQQEWPVDDAPLAGVDACGDVGITVVHLPSRRQLRIQPPPEETIR, encoded by the coding sequence GTGACTACGCGACGTCAGCGGACAGCACTCAGGCCGCCGCCGAAGGATATCGTCCGGTTTCCTAAATGGCGGTTGCGGCCGACGCACGACCTACTGCGTGCGCACGGTGTCGGACTGTCGCCGTGGTGGTTCTCCAGCGATCTTTCTGGGCGGTTCGATCTTGTCCCGCCGAATGGAACATGTTATTTGGCAACGGATCTCGAAACGGCCCTGCGTGAACGCTTCGGTCACGCTCTGGTCAATCAGGGCGTGGTCACGTTCGAGGCTGCGGCGCGGACTCATGTGTCGAGGCTGCGGGTGCCGGCAGGGCGATGGTTGGCCAACACGTGCCACGATGGCGCAGCACATTTCGGTTTGACGCGCGAGCTGGGGACGTGCGCGGACTACCGTCTTCCGCAGGCCTGGGCGGCAGCATTCCACGGGAGTGGCCTATCCGGCACTCGCTATCAGACACGGTTCACGACAGGGCCGCGGCCTAACGCAGTCGCCCTGTTCGGTGAGGCGGGACAGCAGGAATGGCCCGTTGACGATGCTCCGTTAGCCGGTGTTGATGCATGCGGTGATGTTGGTATCACGGTCGTGCACTTGCCTTCCCGACGGCAACTGCGGATTCAGCCCCCACCAGAGGAGACAATTCGCTAG